The following DNA comes from Ignavibacteriales bacterium.
TGCAACCCTTCTTCACCACATGGACGATGCCTCAAGAGATGCGTTGTTGAGGGAGTTATTTGCGACTGATGGCAACAACATCGGTATTAGTTACCTGCGTATCAGCATTGGCGCTTCAGATCTCAGCGATCATGTTTTTTCTTATAACGATCTTTCCACCGGACAAACCGATACAACAATGGCGCATTTCAGCCTTGATCCTGAACGCACCGATCTAATTCCGGTGTTGAAGCAGATTCTCGCGATCAATCCCGACATCAAAATTCTTGGATCACCGTGGTCGGCACCAACATGGATGAAGACGAATAACAATTCCATCGGCGGAAGTCTGAAGCCGCAATATTACAGCGCCTATGCTCAGTATTTTGTAAAATATATTCAGGGAATGAAAGCAGAAGGAATTCGGATCGATGCGATTACAATTCAGAATGAGCCGCTCTACGGGGGAAACAATCCCAGTATGCTTATGTCGGCGGCAGAGCAAGCGACGTTCATCAAAAATAATCTAGGTCCTGCATTCGCGGCAAACACTATCGATACAAAAATTATCATCTATGATCACAATGCCGATCGTACGGATTACCCAATCGCAATCCTGAACGATCTTAATGCGAGAAAATATGTGGATGGCTCGGCATTTCATTTGTATGGAGGAAGCATTACGGATCTTTCCACGGTGCATAACGCGCACCCTGACAAAAATCTATATTTCACCGAACAATGGATCGGCGCCCCCGGCAACTTTGCCAGTAACCTGAGTTGGCACATCAAAACGTTGACGATCGGTGGAACACGCAACTGGTGCCGCACTGTGCTGGAGTGGAATCTCGCATCCGATTTAAATCTGCAGCCACATACGAATGGCGGGTGTACGCAATGTCTTGGTGCGATCACCATCGTCGGCAGTGCCGTTATTCGCAATCCTGCGTATTACATTATTGCTCACGCATCAAAATTTGTCCGTCCGGGTTCCGTACGAATTGCTTCGACAATTCCGGATGGATTACAGAACGTTGCATTCAAAACTCCAGAAGGGAAAAATGTTCTGATCGTTTTGAACGACAACCAAATTCCTCAGGCGTTTAAGATCCTCACAGGCACTAAAACAATAACCTCGTACTTATCCGGCGGAGCGGTAGGAACGTACGTGTGGTAGATTTTTAGCCACTTGCAAAAAAAATCTGATTCAGAATAGCAGGACAGGTAGTAGTTCTTTTTGTCCAAAGTGTTAAAGTCAAAAAGTATTTCTGAAGTGTTATTGTGAACAAGCTGAGTACACACTCAGAATATTGCTTATTAAACTATCAATTTTGTATAACGTCAATTGCCATACCTCTCAATACCGTATCCCAACCCGGAACTTAACAAGAGTGTCATTATAAAGATCGGGATCAGCGATGCCGGTTCTTTCCATCCTATGAGGATTGCAACTGGAAGTATTGTTAAAAAGGAAATGAAGATTCATTTAAGGATACTATTTATTTCGTGTATTACAGTGGATATAAAAAAACCATTGACGACTCACATTGTGAAGGCAGAGATTCTCATCCCAAATAAAATTTTTGAGAATCATTGGAGTGGTACTATTAATAGTGGATATTGTTCATTATTTAAATAATTATCTCGATTATCGGGAATAATTCTTATACTAGGTCTGGAACATATTCTTACAGCCCAAAACGAATCGTCTTTTAAATGCGAAGCCATATATTAATAAATGATGAGGAATTGTTTCAACGCATCAAGAGTAATGATGCGCAGGCGTTAAAAATTCTATTCGAAAGACATTATTCTGCATTATGTCACTTCGCGTGCAAATTTGTTAAGAATGCAACTCTTGCTGAAGAAGCTGTTTCGGATGTGTTTCTCAATATATGGCTCAAGAAGGAAAAGATTGAATTATCAACCAACCTGAAAATGTACCTGTACACTGCAGTGAAGAACCAATCGTTAAACTATCTCAAGAAAAACAAAATTCATTTAGAGGGCATCGAAACTGTCGTTAAGGAAAATATAACATCCGATTTGCGTGCAGACAAATTCATTGTCTACGAAGAATCGAAAAATGCCATTGACAATTTACTTCAACAACTGCCGGAGAAAAGACGAATTATTTTCAGTATGAATCGCTTCGATGGTTTGAGCTATAAAGAAATTGCAGAGATTCTCTCAATTTCCATCCATACCGTACAAAACCAAATGGTAGCTGCCGTCAAATTTTTAATAGATCAAAAACCGCGTTATCAATAACCGCACATCAAGCTCATGCTATCATTGCTTTAATAATGTACTCTTCGACAGCTTCTGATAAAATGATTCTGAATGAAACAGATGTTGTTCTCTCTAAAAGTAGCCTGGTACTTCACGGGAAATATGATTTTCTATTTCATGCGGTCCGTTTGGAAACAAAAAAAGACAAAGAGTGCGTACAATGATACAATACGCTGAAATATATATGAGGTAAAGGTATCGCTCATTATATTGGGGGGACATTGAAATTTTCGAGTGATTAAAAGAGGTGGATAATTAGACCCATGAAATATGGTTTTATTGGCAAGATCTTTGTTTATTACGGTGCGAAAAATGCCTTTCATCTCTCATTCTCAAACGTGGAGCTGTGATGAAGAAAAATATTCTAATTCTATCTATGATCACTGCATTGATGCTTTCGATCAACATTGCCGGTGCGCAACACGACAAGAAGCAAAAGAATCTATTTGATTGGATCAATAATTCTGATCCGGAACATCAACCTGTCAACAATCCGAATGCAAAAAAACTCCCTCTGATAAAAGTAAAAGGGAACAAATTTGTCAATTCTCTGGGAGATACCATGCTCTTTCGAGGAGTGGCAATTGCCGATCCGGATAAGATCGAACAGGAGGGACAGTGGAATAAAAATTTGTTTGTTAAGGCAAAAGAGTTCGGGGCAACACTGATTCGTCTTCCCGTCCATCCTGTTTCATGGCGTATGCGCACACCTGTAAAATATCTTCAACTTCTTGACCAGGCGGTTGCTTGGAGCACGGAACTTGGAATGTATGTCATCATCGATTGGCATTGTATCGGCAACCTCGGGATGGAATTGTTCCAAAATCCGGAATACATCACCACGCGTCAGGAGACCTACGAATTTTGGCGCACCATCGCCCTGCATTTCAAAGGCAATAACACGGTAGCATTCTACGAACTGTTCAATGAACCGACACTCTTTCATGGACAGCTCGGCAGTATGTCGTGGAGTGAATGGAAAAAGATCAATGAGAATATGATTCACCTTATTCGCGCCTATGACGATGAACGGATTCCGCTCGTTGCTGGTTTTGATTGGGCGTATGATCTTACACCGCTTCATATAGAACCCATCGACGCAGAGGGTATTGGATATGTCACACATCCGTATCCCTATAAAAGAAGTAAGCCGTACGTTCCAAAATGGGAAGAGGATTTTGGATTTGCAGCAGAACGTTATCCGGTGATTGCGACAGAATTTAGCTTCGGCCTTGGCAATCTTGGTATCGCCGATAATGGTGAATATGGGAAAGAAATTATTTTTTATCTCGAAGGCAAAGGAATGAGCTGGGTGTGCTGGGTCTTTGATCCGTTGTGGACGCCAAATTTATTGCAATCGTGGGATACATTCAAGTTGACCGAAAGCGGAAAATTTTTCGAGCAGGCACTTTCTAAAAATATCGAGGCGAAGAAATAAAAATGTTTCTTGAGCTTTGCAAAAATTGTTTTTCGCACCTCCTTCACTTTTCATTGAAATGCATGTTCATAGTTCTCATTTCAACGCT
Coding sequences within:
- a CDS encoding cellulase family glycosylhydrolase; translated protein: MKKNILILSMITALMLSINIAGAQHDKKQKNLFDWINNSDPEHQPVNNPNAKKLPLIKVKGNKFVNSLGDTMLFRGVAIADPDKIEQEGQWNKNLFVKAKEFGATLIRLPVHPVSWRMRTPVKYLQLLDQAVAWSTELGMYVIIDWHCIGNLGMELFQNPEYITTRQETYEFWRTIALHFKGNNTVAFYELFNEPTLFHGQLGSMSWSEWKKINENMIHLIRAYDDERIPLVAGFDWAYDLTPLHIEPIDAEGIGYVTHPYPYKRSKPYVPKWEEDFGFAAERYPVIATEFSFGLGNLGIADNGEYGKEIIFYLEGKGMSWVCWVFDPLWTPNLLQSWDTFKLTESGKFFEQALSKNIEAKK
- a CDS encoding RNA polymerase sigma-70 factor; this translates as MRSHILINDEELFQRIKSNDAQALKILFERHYSALCHFACKFVKNATLAEEAVSDVFLNIWLKKEKIELSTNLKMYLYTAVKNQSLNYLKKNKIHLEGIETVVKENITSDLRADKFIVYEESKNAIDNLLQQLPEKRRIIFSMNRFDGLSYKEIAEILSISIHTVQNQMVAAVKFLIDQKPRYQ